Proteins found in one Terriglobales bacterium genomic segment:
- a CDS encoding response regulator: protein MPQQILLVDDEETILNSMADFLEAHGYVVDRAQELAAAQALLANYRYDLVITDLRLSGVDRAEGLSLIEEIYERYPWTKVILLTAFRSADVDEECRLNKVHAVLDKPKPLPELLQVVRRILGGEK from the coding sequence ATGCCGCAACAGATACTGCTGGTAGACGACGAGGAAACCATTCTGAACTCCATGGCAGATTTTCTGGAGGCCCACGGCTACGTGGTGGACAGGGCCCAGGAACTGGCCGCCGCTCAGGCATTGTTGGCCAACTACCGCTATGACCTGGTCATCACCGATCTTCGCCTCAGTGGCGTGGATCGGGCCGAGGGATTGAGCCTGATCGAAGAGATCTACGAACGTTATCCCTGGACCAAGGTCATCCTGCTGACGGCTTTTCGCTCGGCGGATGTGGACGAAGAATGCCGCCTGAACAAAGTCCATGCTGTTCTGGACAAACCCAAGCCCTTGCCTGAACTGCTGCAGGTCGTGCGGCG